Proteins encoded by one window of Micromonospora coxensis:
- the uvrC gene encoding excinuclease ABC subunit UvrC codes for MADPSTYRPAPGTIPESPGVYRFRDGTGRVIYVGKAKNLRSRLNSYFADLWGLHQRTQQMVTTAESVDWVTVGTEVEALQLEYTWIKQYDPRFNVRYRDDKSYPYLAVTLDEEYPRLQVMRGAKRKGVRYFGPYSHAWAIRETLDLLLRVFPARTCSSGVFKRAGQVGRPCLLGYIGKCSAPCVGTVSAERHREIVDDFCDFMAGRTDTMVRKLEREMIEASEQLEFERAARLRDDVAALRRAMEKQTVVLGDGTDADVVAFADDPLEAAVQVFHVRDGRVRGQRGWVVEKTEELTTGDLVHHFCTQVYGGEQGESDVPRELLVPELPADADALSDWLATRRGSRVALRVPQRGDKKSLLETVERNARDALARHKLKRAGDLTTRSKALDEISDALGMRTSPLRIECFDVSQIQGTDVVASMVVFEDGLPRKAEYRRFIVRGATDDLSAMSEVLRRRFARYLDARAETGEIGEETAGDPDRPGGEDAAALESDEPRVGALVDPLTGRPRKFAYPPQLVVVDGGAPQVAAAAQALAELGIDDVALCGLAKRLEEVWLPDDEYPVILPRTSEGLYLLQRVRDEAHRFAITFHRQRRSKRMTESALDNVPGLGEVRRKALLRHFGSLKRLSAATVEEITEVPGVGRRTAEAILAALDGDTARATAAE; via the coding sequence GTGGCAGATCCCTCGACCTACCGTCCCGCGCCCGGCACCATCCCCGAGTCACCGGGGGTCTACCGGTTCCGCGACGGCACCGGCCGGGTGATCTACGTCGGCAAGGCGAAGAACCTGCGCAGCCGGCTCAACTCCTACTTCGCCGACCTGTGGGGGCTGCACCAGCGCACCCAGCAGATGGTCACCACCGCCGAGTCGGTGGACTGGGTCACCGTCGGCACCGAGGTCGAGGCGCTCCAGCTCGAGTACACCTGGATCAAGCAGTACGACCCGCGCTTCAACGTCCGCTACCGCGACGACAAGTCCTACCCCTACCTCGCGGTCACCCTCGACGAGGAGTACCCGCGCCTGCAGGTGATGCGCGGCGCCAAGCGCAAGGGGGTGCGCTACTTCGGGCCGTACTCGCACGCCTGGGCGATCCGCGAGACGCTGGACCTGCTGCTGCGGGTCTTCCCGGCGCGGACCTGCTCCTCCGGGGTGTTCAAGCGGGCCGGCCAGGTCGGCCGGCCGTGCCTGCTCGGCTACATCGGCAAGTGCTCCGCGCCCTGCGTCGGCACCGTCTCCGCCGAGCGGCACCGGGAGATCGTCGACGACTTCTGCGACTTCATGGCCGGCCGCACCGACACCATGGTCCGCAAGCTGGAACGCGAGATGATCGAGGCCAGCGAGCAGCTGGAGTTCGAGCGGGCGGCCCGGCTGCGCGACGACGTGGCCGCGCTGCGCCGGGCCATGGAGAAGCAGACCGTGGTGCTCGGCGACGGCACCGACGCCGACGTGGTGGCCTTCGCCGACGATCCGCTCGAAGCCGCCGTCCAGGTGTTCCACGTCCGTGACGGCCGGGTGCGCGGCCAGCGCGGCTGGGTGGTGGAGAAGACCGAGGAGCTGACCACCGGCGACCTGGTGCACCACTTCTGCACCCAGGTCTACGGCGGCGAGCAGGGCGAGTCGGACGTCCCCCGGGAGCTGCTCGTGCCCGAGCTGCCGGCCGACGCCGACGCCCTCTCCGACTGGCTCGCCACCCGCCGGGGCAGCCGGGTCGCGCTGCGGGTGCCGCAGCGCGGCGACAAGAAATCGCTGCTGGAGACCGTCGAGCGCAACGCGAGGGACGCCCTGGCCCGGCACAAGCTCAAGCGGGCCGGCGACCTGACCACCCGCAGCAAGGCCCTCGACGAGATCAGCGACGCGCTGGGCATGCGCACCTCGCCGCTGCGCATCGAGTGCTTCGACGTCTCGCAGATCCAGGGCACCGACGTGGTGGCCAGCATGGTCGTCTTCGAGGACGGGTTGCCGCGCAAGGCCGAGTACCGCCGCTTCATCGTCCGGGGCGCCACCGACGACCTCTCCGCCATGTCCGAGGTGCTGCGCCGCCGCTTCGCCCGCTACCTCGACGCCCGGGCCGAGACCGGGGAGATCGGCGAGGAGACCGCCGGCGACCCGGACCGTCCCGGCGGCGAGGACGCCGCCGCGCTCGAGTCCGACGAGCCGCGCGTCGGCGCCCTCGTCGACCCTCTCACCGGTCGGCCGCGCAAGTTCGCGTACCCGCCGCAGCTGGTGGTGGTCGACGGCGGCGCGCCGCAGGTGGCCGCCGCCGCCCAGGCCCTGGCCGAGCTGGGCATCGACGACGTGGCGCTCTGCGGGCTGGCCAAGCGGTTGGAGGAGGTCTGGCTGCCCGACGACGAGTACCCGGTCATCCTGCCGCGCACCTCCGAAGGGCTCTACCTGCTGCAACGCGTCCGCGACGAGGCGCACCGCTTCGCCATCACCTTCCACCGGCAGCGGCGCTCGAAGCGGATGACCGAGTCGGCGCTGGACAACGTCCCCGGCCTCGGTGAGGTGCGCCGCAAGGCGCTGCTGCGGCACTTCGGCTCGCTCAAGCGGCTCTCCGCCGCCACCGTCGAGGAGATCACCGAGGTGCCCGGAGTGGGGCGGCGGACCGCCGAGGCCATCCTCGCCGCCCTCGACGGGGACACCGCGAGGGCCACGGCCGCGGAGTGA
- a CDS encoding jacalin-like lectin — protein sequence MTPVRLLAAAVALATLATVPTPVAAAGSAPVAPTSGAFSVLTYNVAGLPEPLSGGDPATNTRPIGERLGGYDVVHVQEDFNYHADLYAADRHPYRTPTSGGVPFGDGLNTLSHLAYRDFARVRWNRCNGTDCLTPKGFTYSRIRLAEGVLVDFYNVHTNAGSTEADLAARRANLAQLSAYIGTHSAGTAVVVMGDLNVRYTRTGDTIRELVAAHGLTDAWVRQERGGDPPAAGDPALVCDPANVTDACEVVDKILYRGSRLVRLDLVRYHNAHARFLTPAGGPLSDHYPHAAWFDWTLDAGLRAGDPWGGPHGTPFTDVELVGAPVTRVSLRAGSRLDQIGVDLADGAAPRHGGTGGTAAALDLADGEHVTRVTLTQGQKDGRTRIFSARFTTNRGRTLAGGTPTSAAVTFTAPPGGRLAGFHGRSGSEVDQLGVIWSVGASG from the coding sequence ATGACGCCCGTACGCCTGCTCGCCGCCGCGGTGGCCCTCGCCACCCTGGCCACCGTCCCGACGCCCGTCGCCGCAGCCGGGTCCGCGCCGGTCGCCCCCACCTCCGGCGCCTTCTCCGTGCTCACCTACAACGTCGCCGGGCTGCCCGAACCGCTCTCCGGCGGCGACCCGGCCACCAACACCCGGCCCATCGGCGAGCGGCTCGGCGGCTACGACGTGGTGCACGTCCAGGAGGACTTCAACTACCACGCCGACCTCTACGCCGCCGACCGGCACCCGTACCGCACCCCGACCAGCGGGGGCGTGCCCTTCGGCGACGGTCTGAACACGCTGTCGCACCTGGCGTACCGCGACTTCGCCCGGGTGAGGTGGAACAGGTGCAACGGCACCGACTGCCTGACCCCGAAGGGCTTCACGTACTCCCGGATCCGGCTGGCCGAGGGCGTCCTCGTCGACTTCTACAACGTGCACACCAACGCCGGCAGCACCGAGGCCGACCTGGCCGCCCGTCGCGCCAACCTGGCCCAGCTCTCCGCGTACATCGGGACGCACTCCGCCGGCACCGCGGTGGTCGTGATGGGGGACCTGAACGTCCGGTACACCCGCACCGGCGACACCATCCGCGAACTGGTGGCCGCCCACGGCCTCACCGACGCCTGGGTACGACAGGAGCGCGGCGGGGACCCACCGGCTGCCGGCGATCCGGCGCTGGTCTGCGACCCGGCGAACGTCACCGACGCCTGCGAGGTGGTCGACAAGATCCTCTACCGGGGCAGCCGGCTGGTCCGGCTCGACCTGGTGCGCTACCACAACGCGCACGCCCGGTTCCTGACCCCGGCCGGCGGTCCGCTCTCCGACCACTACCCGCACGCCGCCTGGTTCGACTGGACGCTCGACGCGGGGTTGCGGGCCGGCGACCCCTGGGGCGGCCCGCACGGCACGCCGTTCACCGACGTCGAGCTGGTGGGCGCACCGGTCACCCGGGTGTCGCTGCGCGCCGGGTCCCGGCTCGACCAGATCGGCGTCGACCTCGCCGACGGCGCCGCGCCGCGCCACGGCGGGACCGGTGGCACCGCCGCCGCCCTCGACCTGGCCGACGGCGAGCACGTCACCCGGGTCACCCTCACCCAGGGGCAGAAGGACGGCCGGACCAGGATCTTCTCCGCCCGGTTCACCACCAACCGGGGCCGTACCCTCGCCGGCGGCACCCCGACCTCGGCGGCGGTGACCTTCACCGCGCCACCCGGCGGGCGGCTGGCCGGCTTCCACGGCCGCAGCGGCTCCGAGGTCGACCAGCTCGGCGTGATCTGGAGTGTCGGGGCCAGCGGATAG
- a CDS encoding penicillin acylase family protein, with amino-acid sequence MHRPPTTTRRLLAGLGAGILVAAVLVASPTPASAAPAAATTSFAPDDYCLGECADILPPGQNGNATLVEILGNQSVGTLPRHSADQLGRYADLVYSYAGLKQDQIGSFFHDASFGVPPTQVERDYSPRSDVRILRDRATGVPHITGTTRGGTMYGAGYAGAEDRLFTMDLLRHVGRGTLTPFAGGAPGNRALEQSVWRNSPYTEADLRTQVEALRTRGGARGEQLYADVQEYIAGINAYIRHCMANRNCPGEYVLTGHLDAITNAGGPQPFQMTDLIAIAGVVGGLFGGGGGTEMQSALVRIAARARYGAVEGDKVWQGFRAQNDPEAVLTLHDGQSFPYGAAAPDAASVVLPDAGTARVEPVFTDPTGSAATTTAVTSRSAELAAALSGLTLSRQQRGMSNAVVVNAAHSATGHPIAVFGPQTGYFSPQLLMVQELQGPGISARGAAFAGLNLYVLLGRGQDYAWSATSSVHDITDTYALPLCTTDGSAPTLASNRYLYRGSCLPMEEISHVNRWSPTVADGTPAGSYKLVARRTNLGLVAWRGTVGGRPHAFTQLRSTYRHEADSAIGFQMFNDPAQMGSADAFVTAAHHVEYAFNWFYVNSTQSAYFNSGLNPVRAAGADPNLPMRAAYEWQGYDPVTNTAAYAPLAAHPRSVDQDYYISWNNKQAKDFGAADGNFSFGAVHRGDLLDRPMKAAVAAGRTFDRASLTALVQQAGLTDLRGAEVLDELIRVLESQPVADPALATEISRLKAWRQAGALRVETARGSKVYRHAEAIRTFDAWWPLLVRGMFRAPLGADLYQSLVNALQINESPSGHQQGDVSNLPSSANEAQAHKGSAFQYGWWGYVDKDLRAVLGDPVRGGPGRTFCGGGDLAGCRQILLDTLRAAAGTPASTTYPGDASCAAGDQWCADAIVQSPLGGIRHATIAWQNRPTYQQVVSFPARRGDDLTNLAAGRPATASSSEFLRGPGRAVDSDLGTRWASAWSDDQWLTVDLGSARQVGRVVLAWEAAYARSYRIEVSSDGGAWRAVWSTTAGDGGTDAVAFPAQNARYVRVRGLTRATSYGYSLWELAVYAR; translated from the coding sequence ATGCACCGTCCCCCCACCACCACCCGCCGTCTGCTCGCCGGCCTGGGCGCCGGCATCCTGGTGGCCGCCGTCCTGGTCGCCTCCCCCACCCCGGCGTCCGCCGCCCCCGCCGCCGCGACCACCTCCTTCGCCCCCGACGACTACTGCCTCGGCGAGTGCGCCGACATCCTGCCGCCGGGCCAGAACGGCAACGCCACCCTGGTCGAGATCCTCGGCAACCAGTCCGTCGGCACCCTGCCCCGGCACTCCGCCGACCAGCTCGGCCGCTACGCCGACCTGGTCTACTCCTACGCCGGGCTGAAGCAGGACCAGATCGGCTCCTTCTTCCACGACGCCTCCTTCGGGGTGCCGCCGACCCAGGTCGAACGGGACTACTCCCCCCGCTCCGACGTGCGGATCCTGCGGGACAGGGCCACCGGCGTCCCGCACATCACCGGCACCACCCGCGGCGGCACCATGTACGGCGCCGGCTACGCCGGGGCCGAGGACCGGCTGTTCACCATGGACCTGCTGCGACACGTCGGCCGGGGCACCCTCACCCCGTTCGCCGGCGGCGCGCCGGGCAACCGCGCCCTCGAACAGAGCGTCTGGCGCAACTCGCCGTACACCGAGGCGGACCTGCGGACGCAGGTCGAGGCGCTGCGCACCAGGGGCGGCGCGCGCGGCGAGCAGCTCTACGCCGACGTGCAGGAGTACATCGCCGGCATCAACGCCTACATCCGCCACTGCATGGCCAACCGGAACTGCCCCGGCGAGTACGTCCTCACCGGCCACCTCGACGCGATCACCAACGCCGGTGGCCCGCAGCCGTTCCAGATGACCGACCTGATCGCCATCGCCGGCGTGGTCGGCGGCCTGTTCGGCGGCGGAGGCGGCACCGAGATGCAGTCGGCGCTGGTGCGCATCGCCGCCCGCGCCCGCTACGGCGCCGTCGAGGGCGACAAGGTGTGGCAGGGCTTCCGGGCCCAGAACGACCCGGAGGCCGTGCTCACCCTGCACGACGGGCAGAGCTTCCCGTACGGCGCCGCCGCACCGGACGCCGCCAGCGTGGTGCTCCCGGACGCCGGCACCGCCCGGGTGGAACCGGTGTTCACCGACCCCACCGGCTCGGCCGCCACCACGACCGCCGTCACCTCCCGCTCCGCGGAGCTGGCCGCCGCCCTGTCCGGGCTGACCCTCTCCCGGCAGCAGCGGGGCATGTCCAACGCGGTCGTGGTCAACGCCGCGCACTCCGCCACCGGCCACCCGATCGCCGTCTTCGGCCCGCAGACCGGCTACTTCTCGCCGCAGCTGCTGATGGTGCAGGAGTTGCAGGGCCCGGGGATCAGCGCCCGAGGCGCCGCGTTCGCCGGGCTCAACCTCTACGTGCTGCTCGGACGCGGGCAGGACTACGCCTGGAGCGCCACCTCCTCGGTCCACGACATCACCGACACGTACGCGCTGCCGCTGTGCACCACCGACGGCAGCGCGCCGACCCTGGCCAGCAACCGCTACCTGTACCGGGGCTCCTGCCTGCCCATGGAGGAGATCTCGCACGTCAACCGGTGGAGCCCGACCGTCGCCGACGGCACGCCCGCCGGGTCGTACAAGCTCGTCGCCCGGCGCACCAACCTCGGGCTGGTCGCCTGGCGGGGCACGGTGGGCGGCCGGCCGCACGCCTTCACCCAACTGCGCTCCACGTACCGGCACGAGGCCGACTCGGCGATCGGCTTCCAGATGTTCAACGACCCGGCGCAGATGGGCAGCGCCGACGCCTTCGTCACCGCCGCGCACCACGTCGAGTACGCCTTCAACTGGTTCTACGTCAACTCCACCCAGTCGGCGTACTTCAACTCCGGGCTCAACCCGGTACGCGCCGCCGGCGCCGACCCGAACCTGCCGATGCGGGCCGCGTACGAGTGGCAGGGCTACGACCCGGTGACGAACACCGCCGCGTACGCCCCGCTGGCCGCCCACCCCCGCTCGGTCGACCAGGACTACTACATCAGCTGGAACAACAAGCAGGCCAAGGACTTCGGCGCCGCCGACGGCAACTTCAGCTTCGGCGCGGTGCACCGCGGCGACCTGCTCGACCGGCCGATGAAGGCGGCCGTCGCGGCCGGACGCACCTTCGACCGGGCCTCGCTGACCGCGCTGGTGCAGCAGGCCGGCCTGACCGACCTGCGCGGCGCCGAGGTGCTCGACGAACTGATCCGGGTGCTGGAGAGCCAGCCCGTCGCCGACCCCGCGCTGGCCACCGAGATCAGCCGGCTCAAGGCGTGGCGGCAGGCCGGCGCGCTGCGGGTGGAGACCGCCCGGGGCAGCAAGGTCTACCGGCACGCGGAGGCGATCCGCACCTTCGACGCCTGGTGGCCGCTGCTGGTCCGGGGGATGTTCCGGGCGCCGCTCGGCGCGGACCTCTACCAGTCGCTGGTCAACGCCCTGCAGATCAACGAGTCCCCCTCCGGTCACCAGCAGGGCGACGTGTCGAACCTGCCCAGCTCCGCCAACGAGGCCCAGGCGCACAAGGGATCGGCGTTCCAGTACGGCTGGTGGGGCTACGTGGACAAGGACCTGCGCGCGGTGCTCGGCGACCCGGTCCGCGGCGGGCCCGGCCGGACCTTCTGCGGCGGCGGTGACCTGGCCGGCTGCCGGCAGATCCTGCTCGACACCCTGCGCGCCGCGGCGGGCACCCCGGCGAGCACGACGTACCCCGGCGACGCCTCCTGCGCGGCCGGCGACCAGTGGTGCGCCGACGCGATCGTCCAGTCCCCGCTGGGCGGCATCAGGCACGCCACGATCGCCTGGCAGAACCGGCCGACCTACCAGCAGGTGGTCTCGTTCCCGGCCCGCCGGGGCGACGACCTGACCAACCTCGCCGCCGGCCGGCCGGCCACGGCGTCCAGCAGCGAGTTCCTGCGCGGCCCCGGCCGGGCGGTCGACTCCGACCTCGGCACCCGCTGGGCGAGCGCCTGGTCCGACGACCAGTGGCTCACCGTCGACCTCGGCTCGGCCCGGCAGGTCGGCCGGGTGGTGCTGGCCTGGGAGGCGGCGTACGCCCGGTCGTACCGGATCGAGGTCTCCTCCGACGGCGGCGCCTGGCGCGCGGTCTGGTCGACCACCGCCGGCGACGGCGGCACCGACGCGGTGGCGTTCCCGGCCCAGAACGCCCGGTACGTCCGCGTGCGCGGGCTCACCCGGGCCACCTCGTACGGCTACTCGCTCTGGGAGCTGGCGGTGTACGCCCGCTGA
- a CDS encoding Rieske (2Fe-2S) protein, translated as MSDDQVLTGSAARTRRALLAGAGAVGASVALAACGGGDDGGAPSTAPTSGGPGVTDAPDAGGNRDTAAAPLARTTDIPVGGGAIFAERGVVVTQPSPGEFKAFDPICTHKACPVSNIDGGTINCTCHGSQFAITDGAVKKGPATKPLAPKQIRVDGDQILLA; from the coding sequence ATGAGTGACGATCAGGTGCTGACCGGGTCCGCCGCGCGCACACGGCGTGCCCTGCTCGCCGGCGCCGGCGCGGTGGGGGCGTCGGTGGCGCTGGCCGCCTGCGGCGGTGGCGACGACGGTGGCGCGCCGAGCACCGCGCCGACCAGCGGCGGGCCGGGCGTGACGGACGCGCCGGACGCCGGCGGCAACCGGGACACCGCCGCCGCGCCGCTGGCCAGGACGACCGACATCCCGGTCGGCGGTGGCGCGATCTTCGCCGAGCGGGGCGTGGTGGTCACCCAGCCGAGCCCGGGGGAGTTCAAGGCCTTCGACCCGATCTGCACCCACAAGGCGTGCCCGGTGTCGAACATCGACGGCGGCACGATCAACTGCACCTGCCACGGCAGCCAGTTCGCCATCACCGACGGCGCGGTGAAGAAGGGCCCGGCGACCAAGCCGCTCGCGCCCAAGCAGATCAGGGTGGACGGCGACCAGATCCTGCTCGCCTGA